The Roseovarius sp. EL26 genome has a window encoding:
- a CDS encoding SCP2 sterol-binding domain-containing protein gives MSDIVNAAVEALTEKLSGSFDGSAKFMIEGEGAIMLDSAGVRAEDGDADVTLTADADTFQSILSGELNPTGAFMSGKLTVDGDMGMAMQLGNVLS, from the coding sequence ATGAGCGACATCGTAAACGCCGCCGTAGAAGCCCTAACCGAGAAATTGTCCGGTTCTTTTGACGGCTCTGCCAAATTCATGATCGAAGGCGAAGGCGCGATCATGCTGGATAGCGCAGGCGTGCGTGCCGAGGACGGCGATGCAGACGTCACTCTGACTGCCGATGCAGATACCTTTCAGTCGATCCTGTCCGGTGAGCTGAACCCAACCGGTGCTTTCATGTCCGGTAAGCTGACCGTTGATGGTGACATGGGCATGGCGATGCAACTGGGTAACGTCCTGTCGTGA
- a CDS encoding alpha/beta fold hydrolase — translation MEIAPLYTEITDGPDQGQAYWLRTDDGVRIRAGVWAHEGAKGTVLLFPGRTEYVEKYGRTASDLAQCGYASCVIDWRGQGLSDRLISDPMPGHVIRFSDYQKDIDALLEMATELNLPKPWHLLGHSMGGGIGLQAIYNGLPVASCAFSGPMWGISISPQMRPVAWTLSTLAQKVGLGHIYTPGTSRESYVLQEAFEDNKLTNDRPMYDYMIDQVRTKPDLGLGGPSMGWLIEALKATRQMQRLASPDLPCFTFYGSLEAIVDVPRIEDRMTRWPNGTLHVVEGGHHELLMDTPDIRADITRKLCDHFDQAATDLDQRSGSDDQDQKQSAPSHPPRSNSAVA, via the coding sequence ATGGAAATCGCACCTCTCTATACGGAAATCACCGATGGGCCTGACCAAGGACAGGCCTATTGGCTGAGAACCGACGACGGGGTGCGTATTCGCGCGGGTGTGTGGGCACATGAAGGGGCCAAAGGTACCGTTCTTCTGTTTCCTGGCCGCACCGAATATGTCGAAAAATATGGCCGCACGGCATCTGATCTGGCGCAATGCGGCTATGCCAGCTGTGTCATTGACTGGCGCGGTCAAGGGCTGTCGGACCGTTTGATATCGGATCCTATGCCCGGCCATGTCATTCGTTTTTCTGATTATCAGAAAGACATTGATGCACTGCTCGAAATGGCGACAGAGCTGAACCTGCCTAAGCCGTGGCATTTGCTAGGTCATTCCATGGGCGGCGGCATTGGGTTGCAGGCCATCTATAATGGCCTGCCGGTTGCCTCTTGCGCCTTTTCCGGCCCGATGTGGGGCATCTCAATCTCGCCCCAGATGCGGCCCGTGGCTTGGACGTTGTCCACACTGGCGCAAAAGGTTGGCCTTGGGCACATATATACCCCCGGCACCTCTAGAGAGAGCTACGTTCTGCAAGAGGCGTTTGAAGACAATAAGCTAACCAATGATCGCCCGATGTATGATTACATGATCGATCAGGTGCGCACAAAGCCGGATCTTGGCCTTGGCGGTCCCAGTATGGGCTGGTTAATCGAAGCACTCAAAGCCACCCGACAAATGCAGCGCCTCGCCTCGCCTGATCTGCCGTGCTTTACCTTTTACGGCTCACTTGAGGCGATTGTTGATGTTCCGCGGATCGAAGACCGCATGACACGCTGGCCCAATGGCACATTACATGTCGTCGAAGGTGGCCATCACGAATTGCTGATGGACACGCCCGACATCCGTGCGGATATCACCCGCAAGCTATGCGATCATTTTGATCAGGCCGCTACTGATCTCGACCAACGATCTGGCTCTGATGACCAAGACCAGAAACAGTCAGCTCCATCACATCCCCCTCGCTCAAATAGCGCGGTGGCTTAG
- a CDS encoding fumarylacetoacetate hydrolase family protein, with product MRFVRYGETGAEQPGVLDADGRLRDLSGVISDLAGDVLAQLPDVDPESLPLVQGQPRLGPPVANVGKFIGIGLNYSDHAAEAGMEPPTEPIVFMKATSSITGPYDPVMLPRRSEKSDWEVELGVVIGKPAKYVSQARALDHVAGYCIVNDVSERAFQIERGGQWTKGKGCDTFGPIGPWLVTPDEIGDPQTLDLTLDLNEERAQTGNTASMIFSVAEIISYLSQMMSLQSGDVIATGTPPGVGMGAKPPRYLSEGDVMELTVSGLGHQSQIVGRDQ from the coding sequence ATGCGGTTTGTGCGATACGGTGAAACGGGGGCGGAGCAGCCAGGGGTTCTGGATGCTGACGGTCGGTTGCGTGATCTGAGCGGTGTGATCTCCGATCTTGCCGGTGATGTGCTGGCGCAATTGCCGGATGTTGATCCTGAATCTTTGCCATTGGTACAGGGGCAACCGCGTCTTGGCCCGCCGGTGGCGAATGTGGGCAAGTTCATCGGAATTGGGTTGAACTATTCTGACCATGCAGCTGAGGCCGGAATGGAGCCGCCAACAGAGCCGATTGTGTTCATGAAGGCCACATCTTCGATCACGGGACCTTATGACCCTGTCATGTTGCCACGCAGGTCTGAAAAATCAGACTGGGAAGTGGAACTGGGCGTGGTGATTGGTAAGCCCGCGAAATATGTATCTCAAGCGCGGGCGCTGGATCACGTTGCAGGGTATTGCATTGTTAATGACGTGTCCGAGCGCGCGTTTCAGATCGAGCGCGGCGGCCAATGGACCAAGGGCAAGGGCTGCGACACCTTTGGGCCGATTGGACCCTGGCTTGTGACACCGGACGAGATTGGGGACCCGCAAACTTTGGATCTGACGCTGGATCTGAACGAAGAGCGGGCGCAGACAGGCAATACCGCATCGATGATCTTCTCTGTAGCGGAGATCATTTCTTATCTAAGTCAAATGATGAGCTTGCAGTCCGGGGATGTGATTGCCACTGGTACGCCGCCCGGTGTGGGTATGGGGGCTAAGCCACCGCGCTATTTGAGCGAGGGGGATGTGATGGAGCTGACTGTTTCTGGTCTTGGTCATCAGAGCCAGATCGTTGGTCGAGATCAGTAG
- a CDS encoding M3 family oligoendopeptidase: MLTLPFPVKDANATAGGKDLGNLPEWDLSDLYTGEDAPELARDLEWLEKACADFAADYEGKLDTLDAAGMLECIQRDEKISTVAGRIMSFAGLRYYQLTTDGERAKFLSDSQEKVTIFSTPLVFFSLELNRLEEDALDTIYAESADLARYKPVLDRIRAMKPYQLSDELERFLHDMGVVGDAWERLFDETIAGLEFEVNGEELNIEGTLNLLTEQDRAIREAASREVARVLGENIRTFARVHNTAAKEKEVIDRWRGMPTAQTGRHLSNHVEPEVVEALRNAVVAAYPKLSHRYYELKRKWLGLDRMQVWDRNAPLPIEDTKTVDWASAQSTVMDAYGAFDPRMAEIAQPFFDKGWIDAGVKPGKAPGAFAHPTVTDVHPYVMLNYLGKPRDVMTLAHELGHGVHQVLAADQGELLSSTPLTLAETASVFGEMLTFRKMLDGAANDQERKVLLAGKVEDMINTVVRQIAFYDFECKLHAARREGELTPDDINALWMSVQAESLGPAFDFVEGYENFWAYIPHFVHSPFYVYAYAFGDGLVNALYAVYEENPEGFQDKYFDMLRAGGSKHHKELLAPFGLDASDPKFWDKGLSMISRFIDELEAMED; this comes from the coding sequence ATGCTGACCCTTCCCTTTCCTGTCAAAGACGCCAACGCCACTGCCGGGGGCAAAGACCTTGGCAACTTGCCGGAATGGGACCTAAGTGATCTGTACACTGGTGAAGACGCGCCTGAGCTGGCCCGTGATCTGGAATGGCTGGAAAAAGCCTGTGCCGATTTTGCCGCCGATTATGAAGGCAAGCTCGATACATTGGATGCGGCGGGCATGCTGGAATGCATTCAGCGCGATGAGAAGATCAGTACCGTTGCCGGGCGCATCATGTCTTTTGCCGGTTTGCGCTATTATCAACTGACCACCGATGGTGAACGGGCAAAGTTCCTATCCGATTCTCAAGAAAAGGTCACAATATTCAGCACGCCACTGGTGTTCTTCTCTCTCGAGCTGAACCGTTTGGAAGAAGACGCGCTTGACACAATATACGCAGAAAGCGCCGATCTTGCCCGCTACAAGCCTGTGCTTGACCGCATTCGTGCAATGAAGCCCTACCAGCTGTCTGATGAATTGGAAAGATTCTTGCACGATATGGGCGTGGTTGGCGACGCGTGGGAGCGGCTGTTCGATGAAACCATCGCCGGGCTGGAGTTTGAAGTGAACGGCGAAGAGCTGAATATCGAAGGCACGCTCAACCTCTTAACTGAACAAGACCGCGCCATCCGCGAGGCCGCCTCGCGTGAGGTCGCGCGCGTTTTGGGCGAAAACATCCGTACCTTCGCCCGCGTCCACAACACCGCTGCCAAGGAAAAAGAGGTCATCGACCGCTGGCGCGGCATGCCCACGGCACAAACCGGGCGGCATCTGTCGAACCATGTTGAACCCGAGGTGGTCGAGGCCCTGCGCAATGCAGTTGTCGCCGCCTATCCCAAACTCTCGCACAGGTATTATGAGCTGAAGCGCAAATGGCTGGGGTTGGACCGGATGCAGGTCTGGGACCGTAACGCGCCACTGCCGATTGAAGACACCAAAACTGTCGATTGGGCCAGTGCTCAGAGCACCGTGATGGACGCCTATGGCGCCTTTGACCCACGCATGGCAGAAATCGCGCAACCGTTCTTTGACAAAGGTTGGATTGACGCAGGCGTGAAACCCGGCAAGGCTCCCGGTGCCTTTGCCCACCCCACCGTCACCGATGTACACCCCTATGTGATGCTTAATTATCTGGGCAAGCCGCGCGATGTCATGACACTGGCGCATGAGCTTGGCCACGGCGTGCATCAGGTGCTGGCCGCTGATCAGGGTGAACTGCTGTCCAGCACGCCCCTCACATTGGCCGAAACCGCCAGCGTATTCGGTGAAATGCTAACCTTCCGCAAAATGCTGGACGGTGCTGCCAATGATCAAGAACGCAAGGTCCTGCTCGCCGGCAAAGTCGAAGACATGATCAACACCGTCGTACGCCAGATCGCGTTTTACGACTTTGAATGCAAACTGCACGCCGCGCGGCGCGAAGGCGAACTGACGCCCGACGACATCAACGCATTGTGGATGTCAGTACAGGCCGAAAGTCTTGGGCCTGCATTTGATTTTGTCGAAGGCTATGAAAACTTCTGGGCCTATATCCCGCATTTCGTGCATTCGCCCTTCTACGTCTACGCCTATGCCTTTGGTGATGGGCTCGTGAACGCGCTTTATGCGGTTTACGAAGAAAACCCCGAAGGTTTCCAGGACAAGTATTTCGACATGCTGCGCGCCGGTGGATCGAAACACCATAAAGAGCTGCTTGCCCCCTTCGGCCTTGACGCCTCTGACCCCAAATTCTGGGATAAGGGCCTTAGCATGATTTCACGCTTCATCGATGAGCTGGAAGCGATGGAGGATTAA
- a CDS encoding YHS domain-containing (seleno)protein, protein MTNLTKRGFLSAAIVWVSAPVWAASEPYWFTGKTSYGAQGADVVAYFGLNKRADAIIGNDAFRTKWKGVQWRFSNAQNMAVFKANPAKYAPRFGGYCSLAMANGYLASGDPGAWSVINGRLYLNYSKSVRSRWLKKANGNIRKAQEHWPSVLNA, encoded by the coding sequence ATGACGAATCTTACTAAACGCGGCTTTTTGAGTGCTGCAATTGTTTGGGTCAGCGCCCCAGTTTGGGCTGCTTCAGAGCCCTATTGGTTTACTGGAAAAACATCATATGGAGCGCAGGGCGCGGATGTCGTGGCTTATTTTGGCCTTAACAAAAGAGCCGATGCGATCATAGGGAATGATGCCTTTCGAACCAAATGGAAAGGTGTGCAATGGCGTTTCTCGAATGCGCAGAACATGGCCGTCTTTAAGGCTAATCCCGCAAAGTATGCGCCTCGTTTCGGGGGGTACTGTTCTCTGGCCATGGCAAATGGATATCTTGCAAGCGGTGATCCAGGCGCTTGGAGTGTCATCAATGGTCGCTTGTATTTGAACTATTCCAAGTCTGTTCGATCACGGTGGTTGAAGAAAGCCAATGGCAACATCCGAAAAGCGCAGGAACATTGGCCTTCTGTACTGAACGCATAG
- a CDS encoding DksA/TraR family C4-type zinc finger protein, protein MAGGWARDGAVSEQIEASISDELARMKAKARPVGESLKYCAECEEEIPEARRQALPGVKLCIDCVQERDATFKARGGINRRGSKDSQLK, encoded by the coding sequence ATGGCTGGTGGGTGGGCCCGCGACGGGGCTGTCAGCGAACAGATTGAAGCATCAATCTCGGACGAACTGGCACGGATGAAGGCGAAGGCGCGGCCTGTTGGCGAAAGCCTGAAGTATTGCGCCGAATGCGAAGAGGAAATCCCCGAAGCACGCCGTCAGGCTCTGCCCGGCGTTAAACTGTGCATCGATTGCGTGCAGGAACGCGACGCCACTTTCAAGGCGCGCGGTGGTATCAATCGGCGTGGATCAAAGGACAGCCAGTTGAAGTAA
- a CDS encoding alpha/beta hydrolase, which translates to MLFLRIAKRGFMIGLFVGLASCGPRYHAQRAAPSPNATITPVYVATGRALDKTGPAFGARRTAGLNYFRADVSIPPTHTPGHIEVHKGEANADEHFVVTATRVYETAGDFRSQVMKSAPNHESIVFVHGYNNTLSEAMFRSAQIKHDFEGKDPMVLFSWQSAGSAKGYIYDRDSVMFARDDLEDLLNNLTKGKNDKVFLFAHSIGSHLAMETLRQAALRGDQRLLSRISGVVLMSPDLDIDVFKRQAAAIGELPQPFFIFTTQDDKALGLAALVTGKKPRLGLLNSTEEVEGLGVTIIDFTALEEGEGGNHAVPVSSPAAISILQGIGRQAELGTEGFSQYLALEAPLN; encoded by the coding sequence ATGCTTTTTCTTAGGATTGCCAAACGCGGATTTATGATCGGCCTGTTCGTGGGCTTGGCAAGTTGCGGCCCGCGATATCATGCCCAGCGCGCCGCGCCATCGCCGAACGCGACGATTACTCCGGTCTATGTCGCGACCGGACGAGCCTTGGATAAAACAGGCCCCGCCTTTGGAGCGCGCCGAACAGCTGGGTTGAACTATTTCCGGGCTGACGTGTCGATCCCACCAACGCATACGCCGGGACATATTGAGGTGCATAAGGGGGAGGCAAATGCGGACGAGCATTTTGTTGTGACTGCCACGCGAGTCTACGAGACGGCGGGTGATTTTCGATCACAGGTGATGAAAAGCGCGCCAAATCACGAAAGCATCGTGTTTGTACATGGATACAACAATACGCTTTCGGAGGCGATGTTTAGGTCTGCACAGATCAAACATGATTTTGAAGGCAAAGACCCGATGGTTCTGTTTTCGTGGCAATCCGCAGGCAGCGCCAAAGGGTATATCTATGACCGAGACAGTGTGATGTTTGCGCGGGACGATTTGGAAGATCTGCTGAATAACCTTACCAAGGGTAAAAATGACAAGGTGTTTTTGTTCGCGCACTCGATTGGGTCACATCTAGCGATGGAGACCTTGCGGCAAGCCGCATTGCGTGGGGATCAACGATTGCTTTCGCGGATCAGCGGTGTTGTGTTGATGTCGCCGGATTTGGATATCGACGTTTTTAAACGGCAGGCTGCGGCCATTGGCGAGCTTCCGCAACCGTTTTTCATTTTCACAACGCAAGATGACAAGGCCTTGGGGTTGGCGGCACTTGTGACCGGCAAGAAGCCAAGACTTGGGTTGCTCAACAGTACTGAAGAGGTCGAAGGGTTGGGCGTTACGATTATTGACTTCACTGCTTTGGAAGAGGGTGAAGGGGGTAATCATGCTGTGCCGGTCAGCTCCCCTGCGGCTATTTCGATCTTGCAAGGTATTGGCCGGCAGGCGGAACTGGGGACGGAAGGGTTTTCACAGTATCTGGCGCTTGAGGCCCCATTGAACTGA
- the rpoH gene encoding RNA polymerase sigma factor RpoH, translating to MSNYKNLPAPTPEGGLNRYMQEIRKFPLLEPEEEYMLAKRWVEEQDSQAAHKMVTSHLRLAAKIAMGYRGYGLPQAEVISEANVGLMQAVKRFDPEKGFRLATYAMWWIRASIQEYVLRSWSMVKLGTTSAQKKLFFNLRKAKSRIGALEEGDLRPENVKRIAHDLGVTEDEVISMNRRMSGGDASLNATVGSEGEGTMQWQDWLEDEDADQASDYEARDELEARRELLADAMSVLNDRERDILTQRRLSDKTITLEDLSESYGVSRERIRQIEVRAFEKLQKRMRSLAQDKGMLSAV from the coding sequence TTGAGTAACTATAAAAATCTTCCTGCACCAACACCTGAAGGTGGTTTGAACCGCTATATGCAGGAAATCCGTAAATTTCCGCTGCTAGAGCCAGAAGAAGAGTACATGCTGGCCAAGCGCTGGGTTGAAGAGCAAGACAGCCAGGCTGCGCATAAGATGGTCACCAGCCACCTGCGTTTGGCGGCCAAGATTGCCATGGGGTATCGCGGCTATGGATTGCCGCAAGCCGAGGTGATTTCTGAGGCGAATGTGGGCTTGATGCAGGCGGTCAAACGGTTTGACCCGGAAAAGGGGTTCCGTCTGGCGACCTATGCCATGTGGTGGATCCGCGCCAGCATTCAGGAATATGTCCTGCGCAGCTGGTCGATGGTAAAGCTGGGTACAACTTCGGCGCAGAAAAAGCTGTTTTTCAACCTGCGCAAAGCCAAGTCGCGCATCGGTGCGTTGGAGGAGGGCGACCTGCGCCCAGAGAACGTCAAGCGGATCGCGCATGATCTGGGCGTGACCGAGGATGAAGTCATCTCGATGAACCGGCGGATGTCGGGTGGGGATGCCTCATTGAATGCCACGGTTGGTTCTGAGGGCGAAGGCACGATGCAATGGCAGGATTGGCTGGAAGACGAAGATGCCGATCAGGCCAGCGATTATGAAGCCCGTGATGAACTTGAAGCCCGGCGCGAGCTGTTGGCCGATGCAATGAGCGTTTTGAATGATCGCGAACGCGATATTCTGACCCAACGTAGGTTGAGTGATAAGACCATCACACTTGAAGATCTAAGCGAATCTTATGGTGTTAGCCGTGAACGTATTCGCCAGATTGAGGTGCGTGCTTTTGAGAAACTGCAAAAACGTATGCGCAGCCTGGCTCAAGACAAAGGAATGCTAAGCGCCGTCTGA
- a CDS encoding RluA family pseudouridine synthase, whose translation MGDAPLSFQIAADPPARLDKALSRDVPEAASLSRTRLTKLLSDGAVTVNGVVASNPKARVNEGDSVEITVPEVRDSHISAQDIPLEVVYEDDDLIVVNKPAGMVVHPAPGSPDGTLVNALLHHCGDSLSGVGGAKRPGVVHRIDKDTSGLLVVAKSDAAHHGLADQFAAHTIERKYHALAYGMPDVAHPRLRGVRGVGVEPGSIIRITTNLSRHKTDRQRQAVLFEGGKHAITRTRVIESFGQPSAVSMVECWLETGRTHQIRVHMAHIGHGLIGDPVYGGRRKISARALPDDAAAQLAGFSRQALHAAVLGFDHPVSGAQMHFEAQLPDDMVKLLECLRG comes from the coding sequence ATGGGCGATGCCCCTCTCTCGTTTCAGATCGCTGCCGATCCGCCTGCGCGTCTTGATAAGGCGCTTTCACGGGATGTGCCAGAGGCGGCATCGCTTTCGCGGACCCGGCTGACCAAGCTGCTGAGTGATGGGGCGGTTACCGTAAACGGTGTGGTTGCCTCTAACCCCAAGGCACGGGTGAATGAGGGCGATTCGGTTGAGATCACAGTGCCCGAGGTGCGAGATAGTCATATCAGCGCGCAAGATATTCCGCTTGAGGTGGTTTACGAGGATGACGATCTGATCGTTGTCAACAAACCGGCTGGCATGGTGGTGCACCCTGCGCCCGGCAGCCCCGATGGGACCTTGGTGAATGCCCTATTGCACCATTGCGGCGATAGCCTCTCAGGCGTTGGCGGGGCCAAACGCCCGGGTGTTGTGCACCGGATCGACAAGGACACCAGCGGCTTGCTGGTGGTGGCCAAATCGGATGCGGCGCATCATGGTCTGGCCGATCAGTTTGCGGCACATACGATTGAACGTAAGTATCACGCGCTGGCCTATGGGATGCCGGATGTGGCGCATCCACGGCTGCGTGGTGTGCGCGGCGTTGGGGTGGAGCCGGGAAGCATTATTCGCATCACCACAAACCTCAGCCGGCACAAGACGGATCGTCAGAGGCAAGCGGTGTTGTTTGAGGGCGGAAAACACGCAATCACCCGCACCCGCGTTATCGAAAGTTTTGGGCAACCCTCTGCAGTGTCTATGGTTGAGTGTTGGTTGGAAACCGGGCGCACGCATCAGATCAGGGTTCACATGGCGCATATCGGCCATGGGTTGATTGGTGATCCGGTCTATGGTGGTCGCCGCAAAATCTCGGCGCGGGCCTTACCTGACGATGCCGCGGCGCAGTTGGCGGGGTTCTCGCGTCAGGCCCTGCATGCGGCGGTCTTGGGGTTTGATCATCCGGTCAGTGGTGCGCAGATGCATTTTGAGGCGCAGTTGCCTGATGATATGGTAAAGCTGCTTGAGTGTCTGCGCGGCTGA
- a CDS encoding DUF6476 family protein, with protein sequence MTDNPESQPVDPAMVKYLRLLVTILSATMIIGFIVITVLFVIRFSNIGTTELPETITLPNGSEAAAFTQGDGWYAVVTKDNQILIYNRVSGQLQQTIQIEAGQ encoded by the coding sequence ATGACGGATAATCCTGAATCTCAGCCGGTCGATCCGGCGATGGTGAAATATCTGCGCCTGCTGGTCACAATCCTGTCGGCGACAATGATTATCGGCTTCATAGTGATCACCGTCCTGTTTGTCATCCGCTTCTCTAACATTGGCACAACTGAGCTGCCCGAAACCATCACTTTACCAAATGGCAGCGAAGCCGCAGCCTTTACCCAAGGCGATGGCTGGTACGCCGTTGTGACAAAAGACAACCAGATCCTGATCTACAACCGTGTATCGGGACAGTTGCAGCAAACGATTCAAATCGAAGCCGGACAGTAA
- a CDS encoding DUF6324 family protein, which produces MGINKESNVEANLQIGPTDQGMIRLYIEAQGIEIPMDFDPDEAREIADEILAAVAAAEARNS; this is translated from the coding sequence ATGGGTATCAACAAAGAAAGCAATGTCGAAGCTAATCTGCAGATCGGGCCAACCGACCAAGGGATGATTCGTTTGTATATTGAGGCTCAGGGCATCGAAATCCCGATGGACTTTGATCCAGATGAAGCGCGTGAAATCGCCGACGAAATTCTCGCGGCCGTGGCCGCCGCTGAGGCGCGCAATTCATAA
- a CDS encoding MmcB family DNA repair protein, translating into MKNLRSNVEQPGQLLARGVCRGLLGYDFACVTEFTPERGRRVDVMAVGPKGEIWVVECKSSRADFQTDSKWEGYLGWCDRYFWAVDASFPAELLPENTGLMIADAYGAEIVRMGLEIKLPAARRTALTRRFARYAAQRLQAIRDPRL; encoded by the coding sequence ATGAAGAACCTCAGGTCCAATGTTGAACAGCCTGGACAGTTGTTGGCGCGCGGTGTTTGCCGTGGCCTGTTGGGGTATGACTTTGCTTGCGTTACGGAATTTACGCCCGAACGCGGCCGGCGTGTGGATGTAATGGCGGTGGGGCCGAAAGGCGAGATTTGGGTGGTGGAATGCAAATCGTCGCGCGCCGATTTTCAGACAGATAGCAAGTGGGAAGGATATCTTGGTTGGTGTGACAGGTACTTTTGGGCAGTGGATGCCTCATTCCCTGCCGAGCTTTTGCCTGAAAATACCGGGCTTATGATTGCCGATGCTTATGGAGCAGAGATTGTCAGGATGGGGCTGGAGATTAAATTGCCTGCCGCTCGGCGGACGGCCCTGACACGCCGGTTTGCTCGCTATGCCGCACAGCGCCTGCAGGCAATCCGTGATCCACGGTTATGA
- a CDS encoding transglutaminase-like cysteine peptidase, which produces MTIAIESNEANAEETRLTAVICSSMRFVKAAVRITACAIVPMLFATQSVNADTSNRIQPKRQMAAPSGAVELCSRYAWACATSSGGAKISSLQIPAVQKINRRINQSVRSVPDQRQYRTKDVWALPTRTGGDCEDYALAKKLKLVQMGYAPEELLIATVVHKKLGPHAVLVIRTEQGDYVLDNLTNRVLLWKETNYFFVQMQNPQNPKQWVGVFLG; this is translated from the coding sequence ATGACAATAGCGATTGAAAGTAATGAGGCTAATGCCGAGGAAACACGGCTTACTGCTGTAATATGCAGCTCGATGCGTTTTGTAAAAGCTGCAGTCAGAATTACGGCCTGTGCGATTGTTCCAATGTTGTTTGCGACCCAATCGGTTAATGCAGATACATCTAACCGCATTCAACCTAAACGTCAGATGGCAGCACCATCAGGTGCTGTCGAGCTATGTTCACGTTATGCATGGGCCTGCGCAACCTCTTCAGGTGGTGCGAAAATCAGTTCTCTTCAAATCCCCGCGGTTCAGAAGATTAACCGGCGGATCAATCAATCTGTGCGGAGCGTTCCGGATCAAAGACAATATCGTACCAAAGATGTCTGGGCCTTGCCGACGCGCACGGGCGGGGACTGTGAAGACTACGCTTTGGCAAAAAAATTGAAACTTGTGCAGATGGGATATGCCCCGGAGGAATTGCTGATCGCAACCGTGGTTCATAAAAAACTAGGGCCGCACGCAGTTCTGGTAATCCGGACGGAACAAGGTGATTATGTTTTGGACAATCTCACCAATCGGGTTCTTCTTTGGAAAGAGACAAATTACTTTTTCGTACAAATGCAAAACCCGCAGAATCCCAAACAATGGGTCGGCGTGTTCTTAGGCTGA
- the ribB gene encoding 3,4-dihydroxy-2-butanone-4-phosphate synthase codes for MSDTIPYETPGPIEEGLRTALATTEEIIAEAKAGRMYILVDHEDRENEGDFVIAAEYADATAINFMATHGRGLICLPMTAERVSQLGLPMMAVNNSSRHETAFTVSIEAREGVSTGISAGDRARTVSVAIDEHNTAAEIATPGHVFPLRAKNGGVLVRAGHTEAAVDISRLAGCAPAGVICEIMNEDGTMARLPDLIEIAQKHGLKIGTISDLIAYRHKHDNLVREVRRETINSVHGGEWDMRIFADQISGTEHVVLVKGDISDGAPVLSRTHALNALEDVLGIGLNDDSGKLSNAMDIIATEGRGAVFLFRQPRPKLASEIEDDEGPRTIKQTGLGAQIMSTMGLHELILLTDSPDTRYLGLDAYGIKIVGTRRITEG; via the coding sequence ATGTCCGATACCATTCCATATGAAACACCCGGCCCCATCGAAGAGGGGCTGCGCACGGCGCTTGCCACGACCGAAGAAATCATTGCCGAGGCCAAGGCTGGCCGGATGTATATTCTGGTCGATCATGAAGATCGCGAAAACGAGGGCGATTTTGTCATCGCCGCCGAATACGCCGATGCTACTGCGATCAACTTCATGGCCACCCATGGCCGCGGATTGATCTGCCTGCCGATGACAGCCGAACGAGTATCCCAGCTGGGCCTGCCAATGATGGCGGTAAACAACTCGTCGCGTCACGAGACGGCCTTCACCGTCTCGATTGAGGCCCGCGAAGGTGTCAGCACCGGCATTTCCGCCGGGGACCGCGCCCGCACCGTTTCCGTTGCAATCGATGAGCACAACACAGCGGCCGAAATCGCAACACCGGGGCATGTGTTCCCCCTGCGCGCCAAAAACGGTGGCGTCTTGGTACGTGCTGGCCATACCGAGGCTGCTGTTGATATCTCGCGCCTCGCTGGCTGCGCCCCTGCCGGTGTGATTTGCGAAATCATGAACGAAGACGGCACAATGGCCCGTCTGCCTGACCTGATCGAAATCGCACAAAAACACGGGCTTAAGATCGGCACTATTTCCGACCTGATCGCCTATCGTCATAAGCACGATAATCTGGTCCGCGAAGTGCGCCGCGAGACTATAAATTCCGTCCATGGCGGTGAATGGGACATGCGGATCTTTGCAGATCAGATCAGCGGTACCGAACATGTTGTGCTGGTCAAAGGTGACATCTCTGATGGCGCACCAGTTCTGTCGCGCACCCACGCCCTCAATGCGCTCGAAGATGTACTTGGCATTGGCTTGAACGACGACTCCGGCAAGCTTTCCAATGCGATGGACATCATTGCGACTGAGGGACGTGGCGCCGTCTTCCTGTTCCGCCAGCCGCGTCCAAAACTGGCCAGCGAGATCGAAGACGACGAAGGACCCCGCACGATCAAGCAAACCGGCCTTGGCGCACAGATCATGTCGACCATGGGCCTGCACGAGCTGATCTTGCTGACCGACAGCCCTGACACTCGTTATTTGGGCCTTGATGCTTACGGCATCAAAATCGTCGGCACCCGCCGCATCACCGAAGGATAA